The nucleotide window GAACCGCACCGAGGAAGCAGCCCACAACGCAGAAAGGCAGGCGTGAATAAGAAGTCGAAGGCGATCCTCTGGCACGTGTTGCGGTTGGCGGTGATGGCGGCGCTCGTGGCGTACGTCGTCAGCCAGGCCGAGTGGAACGACACGGTCCGTCCAGACGGGCTGCACGTGGCGGGGATCAAGACGATTGCCGCGCGCCTCGCGCAGGATTGGTGGTGGGTCGCGGCCGCGCTCGGCGTCATGACGCTGCAATCGCCGATCGGGGCGGTGCGGTGGAGGCTTCTCCTCGGGGTCCAGGGGATTCACATCACGTTTCTCGAGAGCCTGCGCCTGACGTACATCGGATGGTTCTTCAACAACTGGATGCCAGGCTCAACGGGCGGCGACTTTGTCAAGGCGTGGTACATCGCCCGCCGGACCCACCAAAAAGCGGAGGCCGTGACGGTCGTGTTCCTGGACCGCCTCATCGGGATGGTGTCGCTCGCGATTCTGGGGGCGGCGGCGGCGATGGCGACGCTCGGCGATGAACGCGTGCGCTCCGCGCGGATCATCCTGGCGGTGTTCCTCGGCCTGGCTGCGGCAGG belongs to Planctomycetota bacterium and includes:
- a CDS encoding lysylphosphatidylglycerol synthase transmembrane domain-containing protein encodes the protein MNKKSKAILWHVLRLAVMAALVAYVVSQAEWNDTVRPDGLHVAGIKTIAARLAQDWWWVAAALGVMTLQSPIGAVRWRLLLGVQGIHITFLESLRLTYIGWFFNNWMPGSTGGDFVKAWYIARRTHQKAEAVTVVFLDRLIGMVSLAILGAAAAMATLGDERVRSARIILAVFLGLAAAGGWIFYSRRLRRLVRLDRLLARLPVGHVVARVDQALFIYRHHKGTVALSVVYSWAAQAVSVFATYFLATGLGSDARLHHFFINMPVVWIFWSLIPVPGG